One segment of Macrotis lagotis isolate mMagLag1 chromosome 1, bilby.v1.9.chrom.fasta, whole genome shotgun sequence DNA contains the following:
- the MFAP2 gene encoding microfibrillar-associated protein 2 has protein sequence MKTAYLFLLCLPAGLLAQGQYDIDPDHIQYTHYGDQIDTPEYYDYQESTHHPPEEQLQYQSQQQVQQEVIPAPTQENPETEPTEPGPLDCREEQYPCTRLYSVHRPCKQCLNEVCFYSLRRMYIINKEICVRTVCAHEELLRADLCRDKFSKCGVMATNGLCQSVAASCARSCGGC, from the exons ATGAAAACTGCCTACCTCTTCCTGTTATGTCTGCCGG CTGGGCTGCTGGCCCAGGGTCAGTATGACATTGACCCTGACCACATCCAGTACACACATTATGGGGACCAGATTG ATACTCCTGAGTACTACGATTACCAAG AGTCCACCCACCATCCCCCGGAGGAGCAGCTGCAGTACCAGTCTCAGCAGCAGGTCCAACAGGAGGTGATTCCGGCCCCTACCCAAG AAAACCCAGAGACGGAGCCCACAGAGCCTGGACCACTAG ACTGCAGAGAGGAGCAATACCCCTGCACCCGCCTGTACTCTGTCCATAGACCCTGCAAACAATGCCTCAATGAAGTCTGTTTTTATAG CCTCCGCCGGATGTACATTATCAACAAAGAAATCTGTGTCCGAACCGTCTGTGCCCATGAGGAGCTGCTCCGAG CTGACCTGTGCCGAGACAAGTTCTCCAAGTGTGGCGTGATGGCGACGAATGGCCTGTGCCAATCTGTGGCTGCTTCCTGTGCCAGGAGCTGTGGGGGTTGTTAG